One window of Ziziphus jujuba cultivar Dongzao chromosome 5, ASM3175591v1 genomic DNA carries:
- the LOC107421590 gene encoding transcription repressor MYB6, giving the protein MGRSPCCEKAHTNKGAWTKEEDQRLIDYIRIHGEGCWRSLPKAAGLLRCGKSCRLRWINYLRPDLKRGNFTEEEDELIIKLHSLLGNKWSLIAGRLPGRTDNEIKNYWNTHIKRKLISRGLDPQTHRPINETTGASITTAVKSSRLDFRDRSSPPALPVSEINLIMKPKTESIEDANFTSSGTTTEEEQDHHDSQIHRAHEPQPNLELTIGLVPFQSESTRSSSSSSLNTAESKLQWTSFPCPSATAMVAAKAVCLCCQLGFQNGEFCRNCCQNPNGFYRFHRPLNP; this is encoded by the exons atgggacgCTCACCTTGTTGTGAGAAAGCCCATACCAACAAAGGTGCATGGACAAAAGAAGAAGACCAACGCCTTATTGATTATATTCGCATCCATGGTGAAGGTTGCTGGCGTTCTCTTCCCAAAGCTGCtg GTTTGCTTAGGTGCGGAAAAAGTTGCAGGCTTAGATGGATTAATTATCTTCGTCCTGACCTTAAGAGAGGGAATTTcactgaagaagaagatgaacttATCATTAAGCTTCACAGTTTACTTGGaaacaa aTGGTCTCTTATAGCAGGAAGATTACCAGGCAGAACCGACAACGAGATCAAGAACTACTGGAACACCCACATCAAACGCAAGCTCATTAGCCGAGGTCTTGACCCTCAAACCCACCGGCCGATCAACGAGACCACCGGAGCTTCAATCACAACCGCTGTGAAATCTTCCCGCTTGGATTTCAGAGATAGGTCTTCTCCACCGGCTTTGCCCGTCTCCGAAATCAATCTGATAATGAAGCCAAAAACAGAGTCCATTGAAGACGCTAACTTTACCAGCAGTGGAACAACAACAGAGGAAGAACAAGACCACCACGATTCGCAGATTCATAGAGCTCATGAACCACAACCCAATTTGGAGCTCACAATTGGGTTGGTACCGTTTCAGTCCGAGTCGACtcggtcttcttcttcttcttctttaaataCAGCAGAGTCGAAGCTTCAATGGACTTCTTTTCCTTGTCCATCCGCAACTGCAATGGTGGCGGCCAAAGCTGTTTGCTTGTGTTGCCAACTGGGTTTTCAAAACGGGGAGTTTTGTAGAAACTGCTGCCAGAACCCAAATGGGTTCTATAGATTTCATAGGCCTTTGAATCCATAG